The genome window ACACCAACATGCAGGCCGAAGAGATACTCTACGGATGGGACCCCGAAACGCGCATTGTAGCCGTGGAGACCGTTACAAAAGATACCACGCTTGCCATCTATCGCCGTACCGAAACCGATGAGGTGATCTGCCGCACGGTCCCCTTTCGGCCCTGGCTTCTCCTGGAAGAAGAGCCGCCATTCCAAATCCCCATCGCCGAGCGCATCGCTCTCGATACCGATGGGAAGGACGTCGGCCTTGACGAGACTTCCAGGAAAGGCTACCGCATTCTAGCCCTCTTCGATGACCTTATGAGCTATCGTGATGCCCGCCTTCGGCTGCGCGAGCACCATGTCGAGCACTTGGCCTGCAACAGCGACGCCCGCATGGCGCTGACCCGCCTCGGGAAAACCCTCTTTAAAGGGATGGCCTTTGAAGACATACGCCGCATGCAGTTCGATCTGGAGACCACAGGGCTTAGTCCCACCGCTCCCGATAGCCGTATTCTGCTGATCGCCATCTCCGATAACACCGGCTTCAAAACGGTGTTGGAAGGTGACGAGGTTTCCATCTTGGAGCAGTTTGTCGCCATTGTCGCCGAACGTGACCCCGACGTGCTCGAGGGCCACAACATTCTCGGTTTCGACTTTCCCTACCTGATCGAGAGAGCGAAAGCGCTTGGGGTCAAACTGTCCTTAGGGCGTGATGGCTCGGAGCCTTGGCGCGCTGGCGAACGCAACTACGCCATCGGCGGCACCACACGGCCATTTCGCCCGGTCTACCTCTTCGGCCGGCATGTGGTAGACACCTACCTCGTCGTACAGCGTTTCGACTGGGGCCGTCAATCGCTCGTGAGCTACGGCCTAAAAGAGTGCGCCCGCCATTTTGGTATCGCCTCGGAAGACCGCGTCGAGCTGCCCCGTCAGGATATGCTGCGCCTCTACAAACAACAGGCCGACACGGTGCTGCGCTATGCCCTCCAAGACGTGGAAGAGGTGGAGCGCCTGGCCTCCATCATCACCCCCGTCGAGTTCTACCAAACCCAAATGGTTCCCGATAACTACGGGCAGGTGGTGGCTTCGGGTAACGGCGAGAAGATCAACTCCATCTTCCTACGAGCCTATCTTCACGAAGGGAGAGCCATTCCCTTCCCACAGCCCTCCCAACCCTATGAGGGCGGGTATGTGGAGGTGCGCGCGCGAGGGGTGCTGCGCCGTGTGGTAAAGGCCGACGTGGAAAGCCTCTACCCCAGCCTCATGCTCACCTACTCCATCGCGCCGGCCTCCGACACGTTGGGCATCTTTTTGCCTGCCCTGCGATTCCTAACTGAACGCCGTCTTGAAGCCAAACGAAAGGCCGCCGAAACCCAAAAGCCCTCCACCGAGTTTGCCTATTGGGATGGCCTACAGGCCTCCCTCAAAGTACTGATCAACTCGTTCTATGGCTATTTGGGAGGCCCTTTTAACTTCAACGATTACGACGCTGCACGCCGCGTGACGGAAGAGGGACGCAAGCTCGTCCAATCCCTCGTGCAGTCCCTTGAAGCGACAGGCAGCCGTGTGATCGAGGTGGATACCGATGGCGTCTACTTCGTACCGCCTGAAGGCGTCGAAGGAGAAGAGGCCGAGCGCGCCTACGTAGCGCAAATCGGTGCCACGCTTCCCCAAGGCATTCGATTGGCCTTCGATGGCCGCTATGCCGCCATGCTCTCCTTAAAAACGAAAAACTACGCGCTTGCCTGCTACGATGGCACCCGCATTCTTAAAGGCGCCTCCTTGCGCTCGCGCGCCGATGAAAACTATGGCCGCCAGTTCCTCGAAAAAGCCGTGGCCTATCTGCTCGATGGCGATATCCAGAGCCTCTGCCAGCTCTATGAAGAGACCAGACAACGCCTGCTGAACCGCGAAATCCCCATCCGGGACTTGGCAAGGCGCGAACGTGTGACCCCCAAGACGTTCCAAAGCGAGCTCAAGACTCGCTCGGCGGAGGTCGCCAAAGGCGTGCCGATAGGAGACTACGTGTGGGTCTACGAACGCGCAGATGGTCGGCTCGGGCGCCTAGAAGAGTACCAAAACGACGAGAACATCGCCTACTACATTGACAAGCTCTACAAGTTTGCACGCCGCCTCGAAGAGGCCTTCCCATCCCCGCAAGATTTTGACAAATGTATCCCCTCTCCTAAGGATTCTCTTCAGGCCCTTCAAGGAGAGCTGGATCTCTTTGGCTAAACGGCCAGCACGTTAAAACAGCGTTAGCTTGGGTTCACGCTTGGCCTCGATCACTTTTTGGCGTGCGGCCGCAATGTCGGCCACCAACTCCCGCCGAGCGGCCTCGTAGGCATCTCCCTGAAGGCGCAAAATATAGGCTGGATGCCATGTAGCGGCCACATAACGCGCATAACGCCCCTCAAACCACTGGCCTCGCTCCTGGCTCATTTTGAAGCCTTTATGGATCAAAACGTTGGCCGCAGGTGCCCCTAAACAGAGGATCACCAAAGGTTGAATAATATCTATCGTCTGCTCTAACCAAGGTCGGCACGCATTGATCTCCTCTTGCGTCGGTGGGCGATTTCTTGCCGCCCCACTTTCGGTGGTAAAAGGGCGGCACCGCACCAGGTTGGTAATGTAGATATGCTTCCGAGAGATGCTGTTCTCGCGCAAGCAAGCATCTAACAGCACGCCTGCCCGCCCGACAAACGGTTTACCCGTAGCGTCTTCGTGCATGCCGGGCGCCTCACCCACCAACATCAACGGGGCTTCTGGGTTTCCATCGCCAAACACGACCTGAGTCCGTGTGGCCGCCAAATCGCACGCGGTGCAGGTGGCTGCGCGGGCGGCAACAAGCTGTAAACGCTCTGCTTTCGTTCCACTCCCCTCGTCCGAGCTCATCTCAGCGAACCTGTTGTCGGTCTCTTCTCCCATATATCTTCAAATCCTCCATCACCTACTGCGGCATACGCCATACCTGTCCTTCGCGCAGCAGATCGGCAGCCGCCTTCGGCCCCCAAGTCCCTGCCGGATAGTTTGGGAAGACGGGGCACGTAAGGTGCTCCCAAGCCTCTAAAATGGGTGTGACCACCTCCCAGGCCGCCTCCACCTCGTCGCCGCGAGCAAACAGGCTGGCGTCGCCACGAATGGCATCTAATAAAAGGCGCTCATAGGCGTCGTGCACCGGCACATTAAAGGCCGAGCCGTACTTAAAATCCATCTGTACGGTCTGAATTTTTAAACCGGGGCCGGGCACCTTGCTGCACACCTCGAAGAAGGCCCCCTCGTCCGGCTGAATGCGGATGACCAGGCGATTAGGGCGCAGCCCCTCCGCAGCCGTGCGGGCAAAAAGCACATCCGGCACGGCTTTAAACTGTATTTGAACCTCGGTAACGCGCTTTGGCAACCGTTTGCCGGCCAAAACATAAAAAGGAACCCCGGCCCAGCGCCAGTTCTCCAAAGCAAAGTGGATGGCCGCAAACGTCTCCGTGGTGGATTTGGGGTCCACCCCCTCCTCCTCCCGATAGCCCGGCACCTCCACCTCTTTGCCATCTATCACGAGCTTCCCCGGCCCGTACTGGCCCCGCACCGTCCTCTGCGCCACATCCTCCTGCGAAAACGGCCGCAAGGAACGGAGCGTCTTTACCTTCTCATCGCGGATAGCGTCGGCATGCAAAGAGATAGGCGGCTCCATCGCCACCAACGTCAATACCTGAAGCGCATGGTTCTGAATGATGTCGCGCGTGATGCCCGACTTATCGAAGTAGTTTCCACGCCCTTCAACCCCTATCGTCTCGGCCACGATGATCTGCACATGGTCAATATAGTTCTTGTTGAAAAGCGGCTCGAAGATGTGGTTAGCAAACCGCAGTACCAAAATATTCTGAACCGCCTCTTTGCCCAAATAGTGATCAATCCGATAGATCTGCTCCTCGCGAAAACGCGCTCGCAGCTCGGCGTTAAGTTGTCGGGCTGAGGCTAAATCGTAACCGAACGGCTTTTCCACGACGATGCGCGTCCACGATTGCGGGGTCTTCTGGCGGTTTAAGCCCGCTCGTCCGAGATGATCGATAATCTCCAGAAAGTTCTCAGGAGGCGTCGCCAAATAGAAAAGACGATTGCCGCCAAGCTGGCGCTCCTGGTCTAACGTATCTAGCAGGTTCGCCAATCGGTGGTAGCCCTCGCTATCGTCGAGAGTGGAGCGAAGATAGAAGATATTCTGCGCAAAGGCCTCCCACTCCGGCCCTTCCGGCTGCAAGGAGGGCGCGAACTCACGAATGGCGGCACGCACGTCCTCCCGATAGGTCGCGTCGTCTTTATCTCGACGCGCAAAGGCGATAATGGCGAAGGCCGGCGGCAGAAGCTTCTGCTTGGCCAGGCTGTAAAGCGCCGGCATAATCTTCCGCCGCGTTAGGTCGCCAGTCGATCCGAAAAGCACAAGAGCACAGGGGTTCGTTACGTCAGATGACATCGTCCTACTTTCTACGAGTGCTTATTAAAAAATGCGATTCCGTGTGTCTATGAAAGCGTTAGGGCGCCCCCCAAAGCGGCTTGCCATCCTTGTCGCGCAGCAGAATGGTCGGCTCATTCGTTACCCCAATCAGCATGGCCGCAGCCGCACGCGACTGATCGTCGGAAAGGTTGAAATAAGGCTTCCCCTTAAAGATTTCGAGAGAGGCTCGAGGCACACCGGTCTTATCTCGTAACGCCAACGTGGGACTGCCGTCCGGTGCCAAACTGAGCGTTACACGGGCATGCCCCTGGGAATCGTGCAGGGCAAGACCCAACGAACCGTCCTCCTCCACGAGCAGCTGTACACGCGTTTTCCCATCTCCATCATCGAGATTGACGACGGAGCTCCCACCCTTCATGCCCACCTGAGCCCGTTCATGTCCCTGAGCGTCCTCGAACAGCAGGCTCGGACTGCCGTCTGGTGCGCAGCTCAAAACGGCACGCGTGTTGCCTTTCGCATCCACCAGACGGAACTGCTCGGCCACCAGCGTTTTCGGCTCTGGTGGGGCGCTATGCCCATGAAGAGCGGCAAGAGTTAGTAGGGCCCCGCCGCAAGCCCAGCCTAAATGCGCGATTCGTGCCATCGGTAAGCCTCCTAATCGTGCTTGTCTGCCAGGTGCACCGGGTGTCCTCCGAACTGATTCCGCAAGGCCGCCAGCACCTTGGCGCTAAAACTATCGGGCTGACGCGAGCGAAATCGCATGTACAGCGAGAGGGCGATAACCGGTGCCGGCACCGCGTGCTCTATCGACTCCATCACCGTCCAGCGCCCTTCTCCCGAATCCTCGACGTAGCCTTCGATCTTCTCTAAATTGGGGTCCTGATGAAAGGCCCGGGCGGCCAGCTCCAGCAGCCACGATCGTACCACACTGCCATGCTGCCAAAGATTACAGATGGCTTCGAGATCGAGATTGGGGTAGGGCGAAGCTTTCAGTATCTCGAAACCCTCTGCATACGCCTGCATTAGAGCGTACTCAATGCCGTTGTGCACCATCTTCACATAGTGGCCCGAACCGGCAGGGCCCGTGTGTAGCAGCCCGCCCTCCGGCGCTAGGTCGCGCAAAAGAGGTTCAACCGCCTGAAAGGTGTCTGGGTCGCCTCCCACCATCAGGCAGTACCCCTCCTGGAGCCCCCAAATGCCACCGGAAGTGCCCGCATCAAGGAAGCGAATGCCCTTTTCCTTGAGGAACGCGTAGTGGCGCTGCGAATCGGTATAGCGTGAGTTGCCTCCGTCTATCACAATGTCGCCTGGGCGAAGGTGCTGTGCCGCCTCTGTTATAACGTTGTCGGTTATCTCGCCCGCAGGTACCATGCTCCACACCACCTTTGGCGTCTGCTCCAACCGGTCTATCAGATCTTTCACGTTGCTAACCGCCACTCCTTGCAGGGCACTTAAGCGCTGCCGAGCGGCCTCGTTGGGGTCGCTGCCCACAATGCGGTGTCCCCGGCGGATAAGCCTTTCGGCCATATTGCCGCCCATCTTCCCCAAACCGACGATTCCCATCTCCATAGTCGCTTACTTCCTCCACACGCCTTTCTAAAAGTGGAACTGATCCACGTTGTCTTTGGTAATGGTAATGCGCAACGGCAATGTGACGATGGGCCCGTTCACCCTGATCGGCTGCGCAAGGCCAGGCAGCTTCTCGCCGTCTTTCGGCATGTCGCCCTTCAGTGCCTGGCGAACGAGATAGGCCGTGTAGTAGGTCAGCTTCGTTGGGTCCCACAAGTAAAGCCCGGTCACGGAGCCGTCTTTCAAATAGGTTCGCGTTTCGCTAGGCAAAGCCAGTCCCCACACCTTTACTTTACCTACACGTCCCAGCTTCCTTAAGGCCTCACCGGCAGCAGGGGGGCTCACCGAGTTTGCGCAAGCGATCCCAACCGCATCTGGGTTGGCCTGCAGCGCCTGCACCGCCAAAGCCACCGCCTTGGTCTTGTCATCGTCGTTGTAGTAGATCGGTTGAGCCACCGTAATACCTGGGTATTTCTTAAACCCCTCCAGCATCCCCTCCACGTGCTTGTTCAAGTTCTGCGCCGTACGTTGGCCGCTGAAGATCAGCACCTTGCCCTTCCCACCGATCGCCTTGGCCAGCGCATCTGCAATCTCAACGCCGATCTGCACGTCGTCTACCGCGGCCACATAGAACTTCCGTTTGCTGGCTGGGGCATCCGAATCCCAAGTGAACGTCTGAATACCGGCGTCCGCCGCCTTGTCCAAAGCAGGCACAACGGCCTGAGCATCGTCCGGCGATACCACGATCGCGTTGGCGCCCCCTACCCGTGCCTGGTCAATAATCTCGGCCTGTTTGCCTGCCGAGGCTTGGTCGGGAGCCTCGTACTCCACGGTGGCATCTATCTGCGGGTCGTTATTTGCCTGCTCGGCTCCCGCCTTACAAGCGTCACTATAAGAGATGCCTCCCACCTTAAACACAAAAACGATCTTGGGCTTTCCCCCTTGCACCATCGAAGAGGTTCCGCCGCTCGTTGGGGTCTCTTTGGAACAGCCGGCTAGCGCCAGGCCAAGCAAAAGTAGACCCAACGCACAGCGCCCTGCAGCCTGTATCCTCCCTCTACTCAACGCTCTCCTCCAATCCTTCTAGCAGTGAAATCGCCTCTAATGCGGCCTCGCGAAACGCACGAAGGGCGGTATCTACCTGATCGGCCGTCACGATCAGCGGAGGCTCAAGTCGTATCACCTTCGGGTTATTGAGCGTGTAGGCCGCGATCACCCCGCGCCTCGCCATGCCGTTAATGGTGAGTTCCGCAACATCCTTCACAGCGAACTCCACCCCTATCATCAGCCCGCGGCCACGCACCTCCACAATCGCCCCACCGGCCTCTTGCTGAACGGCACGTAGCCCGGCCAAAAGCTGCTCTCCGCGCTCGGCCGCCCTCTGCACCAACTTCTCCTCCTGAATCACCTCCAAAGTCGCCAATCCCGCCGCACATGCAAGGGGATTGCCGCCAAACGTGGAGGTATGCAGCAGCGGATTCTCACCGAAAATCCGCTCCCAAATCGGCGCAGTGGCGATTGTGGCCCCTATGGGCATTACCCCCCCTCCAAGGGCTTTGGCCAAGGTCATAATATCTGGGCAAACGCCCTCATGGTCAACCCCGAAGAGAGCGCCCGTCCGCCCTAAACCGGTCTGCACCTCATCCACTATCAGCAGCGCGCCGTGCCGGTCGCAGATCTCGCGAGCCGCCGTTAAATAGCCCGGCTTGGCAGGAATAATGCCTCCCTCGCCCTGAATCGCCTCCAAAATCACCGCCGCCGTCTGCGAAGAGACCGCCTCCGCAAGCGCCTCGACGTCGTTGTAGGGCACAAAGGTTACCCCAGGCACGAGAGGTTCGAAGGGCTTGCGATACTTCTCCCTGCCCGTTACCGACAGGCTCCCCATGCTCTTACCATGATAAGAGCCTTCCGTGCTTACAAACTGCGTGCGGCCCGTGGCCACCCGTGCCATCTTCAATGCGGCCTCCACCGCCTCGGTGCCACTGTTGGAGAAAAAAGTGAACTGCAACGCGCCCGGCGTTAGCTGGGCAAGGCGTTCCGCTAGCAACGCCTGCGCTTCACAGAAAAAGGTGCGGGCCGACAGGGGCAGCCGATCCAACTGACGATGAACCGCCTCCACAACTTTCGGGTGACGGTGCCCCACAGAAAACACGCCGTAACCGCCGAGAAAGTCCAAATACTGCGCCCCCGTGGCCGTTGTGAGCACACACCCTTCGGCAGAGACCTCCACGTCCCCAAAGCCCCCAAACTGCATCAGCCGGGCCAAACCAGGATTGACGTACTGCCGATAACGCTCGATGATGGCTTCTACGTAGGCTTCCCCTTCTAAGGAAAAACCCTGCGGTGAGGTCGTTTCGGTTGTTGAAGAGGACATCGGCTTCTACTCCTTGCGATATGGCTAAGTATAGCACGATTCTTCCCTCTTGGGTAACCGTTCCCGGATAACGAAGTCCATTCGCTTGGCGCAAAGGGGGCGTTTCTCTGCGTAGTAAAGGGTATAATAAAGTGACGCTTCGGAGTTGTTTCAGCTCCGAAGTTCCAGGTGCCATTCTATGCGTTTTCTTATTCGCTCTTCTCTCGCGAGCAGCGAGCAACCTATAGTGGTCTCGCACGCGCTCATCATCGAGATTAAGCAGGCGACGCCGGTTCCTTGAAAGCCTGCCCGCTCTCCGGCGTCGCCTCGTTGCGCCCCTTCGCAATAAGGCGGCGCCTTTTTTATGCCCTCCCAAATTTGCCTAACCTTGGAGAAAATAGAGATGCCAGCCCATTCCGATGCCCAAAACCAACACGACTACCGAAAAACACTGAATATAACTCTTAGCGACCGCGACCCAGGGGCCTTCCCTCAACGAGGCAACCTGCCCACGAGAGAGCCGGAGTTCCAGCGCCGCTGGGCCGAACAACGCATCTACGCCAAAAGCCTGCAGAAGCCGGCACCAAAAGGGACCTTCGTGCTGCACGACGGGCCTCCCTACTCCAACGGGAATATCCATCTCGGCCACGCGCTCAACAAGATCGCCAAAGACATCACCACACGCTTCCGCTCCATGGACGGCTATCGCGCCCCCTACGTCCCCGGTTGGGATAACCACGGCATGCCCATCGAAAACGCCGTGGCACGACGCTTTCGTGAGGAGGCCCAGACGAACGGTGCCGAACGCCCCGAAACCGACCGCCTCGCCCTCCGACGCGCCTGCCGTGAATATGCTCAACACTGGATTAACGTCCAACGAGAGCAGTTTAAACGCCTCGGCGTCCGAGGCGACTGGGATCACCCCTACCTCACTATGGAGGCTAAATTCGAGGCCAAGCTCGTGGAGGTGTTTGGAGAGCTCGTCGAACAGGGGTATATCTACCGCGGACTTAAGCCGGTGCTCTGGTGCGCCGTCTGCGAAACCGCCCTCGCCGATGCAGAGGTGGAGTACGAGCCGCACGTCTCCCACAGCATCTATGTGCGCTTTCCCGTTCGTGAAGACCCAAATGGCGTGTTCCCCACCCAAAACGATCATCCCGCCTACATTTTAATCTGGACAACAACCCCCTGGACCATTCCCGCCAACCTCGCGCTCGCCGTGCACCCCGATGCGGAGTATGCCGTGGTCTCCGCCGAGATGGGAGCGGAACGCGCCTTTTACCTCGTCGCGCAGCCTCTTTTGGAAACCACCATGGGGCTCCTCCATGCTGCCGAGTTCACCCTCGTTAAAACGCTTCGTGGCTCTGAACTGGTGGGGCTTGTGGCAACCCACCCTCTGTTCGACAGACCCTCTCCTGTGGTGCTCGCCAACTACGTCACCATGGATGCCGGCACCGGCATCGTTCATACCGCTCCCGGACATGGTAAGGAGGACTTTGAAACGGGGAAGCAGTACGGCCTCGAGGTGCTAAACCCCGTAGACCCGTCTGGGCGCTACACTCACGAGGCCGGAGAGTATGCCGGCCGCTCCTTCGCCGGCCTACGCGTGGTGCCGGAGCCGGGCGAGGCGGAAGCACCCGCAAACCTTGCGGTTATCGAGGCGCTGCGGCACGCCGGCCACCTCATGAGCGCTGGAAAATACGAACACTCCTACCCGCACTGCTGGCGATGCCATAGCCCTCTTATCTTTCGTGCAACGATTCAATGGTTTATGAACATAGACCATAACGGCTTCCGTCAAAAAGCTCTCGAAGCCATTCAAAAGGTGGTCTGGTACCCCAAAGAGAGCATCAACCGTATTACCAGCATGGTGGCCAATCGCCCCGACTGGTGCTTGTCACGCCAACGCAGCTGGGGAGTAGGCATTCCCGCCTTCTACTGCCAGGCTTGTGGGGAAACCATCCTCACCAAAGAGAGCATTCGTGCGGTTGCCGACCTCGTGCGTCGTGAGACCTCCGACGCTTGGTACCAGCGTACCCCCGCCGAGATACTGCCTTCAAACTTCGCTTGTCCCCAATGCGGAGCTGGCGTAGAGCAACTGCGGAAAGAGACCGACGTGCTCGAC of Chthonomonas calidirosea T49 contains these proteins:
- a CDS encoding DNA polymerase domain-containing protein codes for the protein MQAEEILYGWDPETRIVAVETVTKDTTLAIYRRTETDEVICRTVPFRPWLLLEEEPPFQIPIAERIALDTDGKDVGLDETSRKGYRILALFDDLMSYRDARLRLREHHVEHLACNSDARMALTRLGKTLFKGMAFEDIRRMQFDLETTGLSPTAPDSRILLIAISDNTGFKTVLEGDEVSILEQFVAIVAERDPDVLEGHNILGFDFPYLIERAKALGVKLSLGRDGSEPWRAGERNYAIGGTTRPFRPVYLFGRHVVDTYLVVQRFDWGRQSLVSYGLKECARHFGIASEDRVELPRQDMLRLYKQQADTVLRYALQDVEEVERLASIITPVEFYQTQMVPDNYGQVVASGNGEKINSIFLRAYLHEGRAIPFPQPSQPYEGGYVEVRARGVLRRVVKADVESLYPSLMLTYSIAPASDTLGIFLPALRFLTERRLEAKRKAAETQKPSTEFAYWDGLQASLKVLINSFYGYLGGPFNFNDYDAARRVTEEGRKLVQSLVQSLEATGSRVIEVDTDGVYFVPPEGVEGEEAERAYVAQIGATLPQGIRLAFDGRYAAMLSLKTKNYALACYDGTRILKGASLRSRADENYGRQFLEKAVAYLLDGDIQSLCQLYEETRQRLLNREIPIRDLARRERVTPKTFQSELKTRSAEVAKGVPIGDYVWVYERADGRLGRLEEYQNDENIAYYIDKLYKFARRLEEAFPSPQDFDKCIPSPKDSLQALQGELDLFG
- a CDS encoding uracil-DNA glycosylase, with protein sequence MGEETDNRFAEMSSDEGSGTKAERLQLVAARAATCTACDLAATRTQVVFGDGNPEAPLMLVGEAPGMHEDATGKPFVGRAGVLLDACLRENSISRKHIYITNLVRCRPFTTESGAARNRPPTQEEINACRPWLEQTIDIIQPLVILCLGAPAANVLIHKGFKMSQERGQWFEGRYARYVAATWHPAYILRLQGDAYEAARRELVADIAAARQKVIEAKREPKLTLF
- the zwf gene encoding glucose-6-phosphate dehydrogenase — encoded protein: MSSDVTNPCALVLFGSTGDLTRRKIMPALYSLAKQKLLPPAFAIIAFARRDKDDATYREDVRAAIREFAPSLQPEGPEWEAFAQNIFYLRSTLDDSEGYHRLANLLDTLDQERQLGGNRLFYLATPPENFLEIIDHLGRAGLNRQKTPQSWTRIVVEKPFGYDLASARQLNAELRARFREEQIYRIDHYLGKEAVQNILVLRFANHIFEPLFNKNYIDHVQIIVAETIGVEGRGNYFDKSGITRDIIQNHALQVLTLVAMEPPISLHADAIRDEKVKTLRSLRPFSQEDVAQRTVRGQYGPGKLVIDGKEVEVPGYREEEGVDPKSTTETFAAIHFALENWRWAGVPFYVLAGKRLPKRVTEVQIQFKAVPDVLFARTAAEGLRPNRLVIRIQPDEGAFFEVCSKVPGPGLKIQTVQMDFKYGSAFNVPVHDAYERLLLDAIRGDASLFARGDEVEAAWEVVTPILEAWEHLTCPVFPNYPAGTWGPKAAADLLREGQVWRMPQ
- the gnd gene encoding phosphogluconate dehydrogenase (NAD(+)-dependent, decarboxylating); this translates as MEMGIVGLGKMGGNMAERLIRRGHRIVGSDPNEAARQRLSALQGVAVSNVKDLIDRLEQTPKVVWSMVPAGEITDNVITEAAQHLRPGDIVIDGGNSRYTDSQRHYAFLKEKGIRFLDAGTSGGIWGLQEGYCLMVGGDPDTFQAVEPLLRDLAPEGGLLHTGPAGSGHYVKMVHNGIEYALMQAYAEGFEILKASPYPNLDLEAICNLWQHGSVVRSWLLELAARAFHQDPNLEKIEGYVEDSGEGRWTVMESIEHAVPAPVIALSLYMRFRSRQPDSFSAKVLAALRNQFGGHPVHLADKHD
- a CDS encoding autoinducer 2 ABC transporter substrate-binding protein, giving the protein MSRGRIQAAGRCALGLLLLGLALAGCSKETPTSGGTSSMVQGGKPKIVFVFKVGGISYSDACKAGAEQANNDPQIDATVEYEAPDQASAGKQAEIIDQARVGGANAIVVSPDDAQAVVPALDKAADAGIQTFTWDSDAPASKRKFYVAAVDDVQIGVEIADALAKAIGGKGKVLIFSGQRTAQNLNKHVEGMLEGFKKYPGITVAQPIYYNDDDKTKAVALAVQALQANPDAVGIACANSVSPPAAGEALRKLGRVGKVKVWGLALPSETRTYLKDGSVTGLYLWDPTKLTYYTAYLVRQALKGDMPKDGEKLPGLAQPIRVNGPIVTLPLRITITKDNVDQFHF
- a CDS encoding aspartate aminotransferase family protein translates to MSSSTTETTSPQGFSLEGEAYVEAIIERYRQYVNPGLARLMQFGGFGDVEVSAEGCVLTTATGAQYLDFLGGYGVFSVGHRHPKVVEAVHRQLDRLPLSARTFFCEAQALLAERLAQLTPGALQFTFFSNSGTEAVEAALKMARVATGRTQFVSTEGSYHGKSMGSLSVTGREKYRKPFEPLVPGVTFVPYNDVEALAEAVSSQTAAVILEAIQGEGGIIPAKPGYLTAAREICDRHGALLIVDEVQTGLGRTGALFGVDHEGVCPDIMTLAKALGGGVMPIGATIATAPIWERIFGENPLLHTSTFGGNPLACAAGLATLEVIQEEKLVQRAAERGEQLLAGLRAVQQEAGGAIVEVRGRGLMIGVEFAVKDVAELTINGMARRGVIAAYTLNNPKVIRLEPPLIVTADQVDTALRAFREAALEAISLLEGLEESVE
- the ileS gene encoding isoleucine--tRNA ligase; this encodes MPSQICLTLEKIEMPAHSDAQNQHDYRKTLNITLSDRDPGAFPQRGNLPTREPEFQRRWAEQRIYAKSLQKPAPKGTFVLHDGPPYSNGNIHLGHALNKIAKDITTRFRSMDGYRAPYVPGWDNHGMPIENAVARRFREEAQTNGAERPETDRLALRRACREYAQHWINVQREQFKRLGVRGDWDHPYLTMEAKFEAKLVEVFGELVEQGYIYRGLKPVLWCAVCETALADAEVEYEPHVSHSIYVRFPVREDPNGVFPTQNDHPAYILIWTTTPWTIPANLALAVHPDAEYAVVSAEMGAERAFYLVAQPLLETTMGLLHAAEFTLVKTLRGSELVGLVATHPLFDRPSPVVLANYVTMDAGTGIVHTAPGHGKEDFETGKQYGLEVLNPVDPSGRYTHEAGEYAGRSFAGLRVVPEPGEAEAPANLAVIEALRHAGHLMSAGKYEHSYPHCWRCHSPLIFRATIQWFMNIDHNGFRQKALEAIQKVVWYPKESINRITSMVANRPDWCLSRQRSWGVGIPAFYCQACGETILTKESIRAVADLVRRETSDAWYQRTPAEILPSNFACPQCGAGVEQLRKETDVLDVWFDSGCTHRAVLESDEWPELHWPAELYLEGGDQHRGWFNSSLMIAVATKGQAPYRAVVTNGWTLDENGEAMHKSKGNVVDPMEVVQRYGADVVRWWVVSQDFMEDTRCGEHLLAQVSEMYRRVRNTFRFLVNNLYDFDPTADAIPLDQMEELDRWALSRLAQVVTACHSAYEQYAFHRVYQTVIHFCTVDLSAFYLDVLKDRLYASGKTWPARRSAQTALHQLASTLAMVLAPILPHTMEEVWDHLRMENKPESIHLADFPEAGSVDEALLATYTRLLEVRDTVLAGLEAAKQSGKITNPLETLVKLRAGATYYPILAERKAALPSLFIVSQVGLEAMDDKEPSECLEVEVEPAPGQKCARCWLVLPEVGTHPEHPQLCHRCVQAITSVSPNERTS